One part of the Luteibacter yeojuensis genome encodes these proteins:
- a CDS encoding heavy metal-responsive transcriptional regulator, translated as MTTPSALTIGRVAQSAGVAIDTIRFYEREGLLPEPRRRPSGYREYDMGTVARLRFIRRAKELGFTLEEIRELLALSADRHGGVEGVRERAAARLRAIEERIAELQRVRDGLSELVEACPGHGDPEDCPILKALVEPRA; from the coding sequence ATGACCACGCCATCCGCCCTCACCATCGGCCGCGTCGCGCAGAGCGCAGGCGTCGCCATCGATACGATCCGGTTCTACGAGCGGGAAGGGTTGCTTCCCGAGCCGAGGCGCCGGCCTTCCGGATACCGCGAATACGATATGGGCACCGTCGCCCGGCTCCGCTTCATCCGCCGCGCGAAGGAGCTGGGGTTCACCCTCGAGGAGATCCGCGAGCTGCTGGCGCTTTCCGCCGACCGGCACGGTGGCGTGGAAGGTGTGCGCGAACGCGCTGCCGCGCGTTTGCGGGCCATCGAGGAACGCATCGCCGAGCTCCAGCGCGTGCGCGACGGTCTCTCGGAACTCGTCGAGGCCTGTCCTGGGCACGGCGATCCGGAAGACTGCCCGATCCTGAAGGCCCTCGTGGAGCCGCGCGCATGA
- a CDS encoding beta strand repeat-containing protein — MDGIQAKAKSGELTPQGFAAEQASLYQQCAELSHLFEEKFRDSGDTGWADLCKAWAEGFEQKSLTAKSAVEDENAAIEFVKDTVGVLSIFDDDAVLSSSIGKGAGGALGKALGLGDKAFNAWDEWQAWLKGDATDMAGIATAFVIGDLLTGLAAGIVIGLGGPALVTAITLGAVGAGILVAGNAIRKGVNDFLEIFGGEDEADAADRIKAILSYSDSVTLPHVGDKLFFGTSGNDTFVGTSGIANDMVGGLGADIMYGADKNDFLSGGADSDNLHGDVGDDTLRGGEGDDTLDGGAGNDRLEGGLGFDTYKFTTADLTDAVTDDVIVDEDGQGRILFNDLDISGTGIGFDTIKHASLSDWETSDGKFRLSWREAEHTLVIIYRQNGARILVQNWKNGDLGITIPGFDETHPNDSAPLTGDDDVFGHNGNNAGDNHLNALDGSDGISVGAGNDIVDGGVGDDLIFGGDGDDQLTGGDGNDFLIDGSELVDLEDWSDTIESDGKSQRQRIEEEIANLGAAVLSKGKGWYIRTNGDGFTIVTSQTAIFRDPNAFRSGDDYFDGGAGDDNITAGEGNDTILGGTGSDVITGGAGDDVINGGDDNDFIYGDVSDSIIPGVHFGGLISDQAKKNGNDLIDGGAGDDQIMGGGGNDIIYGGLGDDSIGGRGSLLAVDTDDTDSDYIDGGAGSDSISGDDGDDTIFGGDGDDIMRGDNERTDTRSGNDALDGGAGNDFLAGDAGNDILRGGDGDDELDGDAFDIDPAKNGRDYLDGGAGNDQLFGGGDDDTLLGGDGDDILLGDAIESQVPAGYHGNDYLSGGAGADELQGNGGNDVLDGGSGNDRLFGGTGDDVLSGAADNDMLSGEAGNDVLDGGDGDDEIYGGDGDDSLGGGNGIDTMWGGAGKDVLNGGKGDDQLAGEEGDDTLDGGAGRNQMWGGAGNDRLTGGADDDYLDGDDSQVAAALHGNDTIDAGAGNDIVHGLGGDDDITGGDGDDNLYGDDYEKIFTGNDKVSGGKGNDYVDGGAGNDILSGDEGDDTLVGGDGDDRLTGGVGDDVLLGGAGNDTFVFERGFGTDRIFAAMGDDEGQDIILFGESIAASELTYQLQGDDLIIRNTATGDILGVRDFFNPAAAIDIHFANGGVLTHDQLRQQLGVMVPTTGTPGDDVIEGTDGKDSLYGGAGNDTLRGLGGDDYLNGGDGDDQLFGGLGSNVLEGGAGNDTYTIGMTSVDRVVGLADADAGSDTIRFGVGLSPAMVTNYQISGPDLMVFFLINGNITAAILEGFLAKTNGTHVIEFSDGTRLTVDNFLSGDNHWTGTEADDVHVGSEANDTLDGGAGNDTLSGMGGNDTVLGNAGDDVLNGDDGNDVLRGGVGTDIANGGAGNDQLYGDGHDTLSGGAGDDRYYIVSNSPNHYYNGGADQVVENADEGVDTVYVDSYSYTLTANVENLVAIYDANEWVFTNPFYPGWLEVIPRTFWGNALDNTITIDAASGWQSHSGHTYVLDGGAGADTLIGSEANETYVVDQTGDRIVESGTNSIDTVQASISWSIADDLKLENIVLTGSADTSAWGNTLNNTLDGSQSSGANTLYGGAGNDRYVVDALDHVVEAAGEGSDTVVIGSSAAAINGDSTFSLDGYANVEDLALGSLLHNSIWGGNLVGNDGDNTLTGNGYINVLHGGGGNDTIMGGEADVHSLDRVNHDELYGDAGDDNLYASSGGADLYGGTGDDGLHGSSGLDDFHYGLGDGTDTVYSPPGSGLDRVVFSAEVTTDMVSFSREGATLIVQVGSDPHDQLRIANYWTDATGDVLSGAIDQFVFADGTIRKGGLDHLPYTNNPPVVLIDNVALEATGEEPLSFALPNGMFSDAADDTLLLSLGEGAPSWLSIDPHTGLLTGTPPNGGLETTLEIIATDSWGQTATSTVRLSVTNVIHGGTGDDSLTGTTFRDDIYAGAGNDTLQGGGNTDHLYGGAGDDTFLIGDSSAEVIEFDGEGTDTVRSTVDYALGGNIERLVLEAGSQAVEGIGNWQDNEIVGNENDNLLDGDAGADTLTGGLGDDTYVVGDAGDLIVEAAGEGTDTVESFVSWQLGDNLENLSLVGEADVDGTGNAQDNVIVGNDGANRLEGGAGNDRLYGGLGDDYLVLESSGDRAFESDNEGVDTIERRYDTNLVLNDNVENLVLGGSVVTGNGNGLDNTVTGNAAGNKLAGLDGDDTLYGLDGDDQMWGGNGDDALYGGAGNDYMDGEAGIDRLEGGAGDDVYTVGDSDDVVVEASGGGTDQVQASASYVLSANIENLFLMGAANIDGTGNALSNYLAGSDGDNVLNGMGGNDTIVGGAGNDSLIGGTGDDSYVWDETSGSDTIDNTGGGFDGVFLDGVARERVTFARDGNDLLIFVDAGSEPALRVANHFLGGDSAIDFVQPDGGSMLTTAQINQIVAGGSSGYDQVVEGTSAGEQLVGGGGKDLLKGLGGDDTLFGLGGNDTLQGGDGDDYLAGGNGSGTGSGDDRLEGGIGNDTLSGEDGNDTMLGGAGNDQYVYGGGNDVIDNTGGGTDGIFFDDGITASQLAFARDGDDLLITVNGNASKTVRVLGHFQGGDAAIDFVQPASGSMLDTAAINALAGQGTSPGGGDPTEPGNDADYTKTITGTSAGEQLVGTSGRDLIRGVGGNDTLFGMGGDDKLVGGDGDDYLSGGNGSFSGSGNDILVGGAGVDTLVGEDGNDLLQGGAGDDKYLYKAGNGKDVIDNTGGGTDWLFFNDVDRTRLSFHRSGDDLIVLVDGDSNQQVRVQNHFLGGDQAISYVQPSSGFAIPASQFESLLTPLPAGFTPAAIIDAMNFNWMDAGRTQADDTIGMPAQAPASAELQQLIQAMSQFGTTSTELELSADHTYDLGNASLAMPAVVPLKAHGGLHPSM; from the coding sequence ATGGATGGGATTCAGGCCAAGGCGAAGAGCGGTGAACTGACGCCGCAGGGGTTCGCGGCAGAGCAAGCCTCGCTCTACCAGCAGTGCGCCGAGCTATCACACCTGTTTGAGGAAAAATTCCGCGATTCCGGAGACACGGGTTGGGCCGATCTTTGCAAAGCCTGGGCAGAGGGTTTCGAGCAGAAGTCGTTGACCGCGAAATCGGCCGTCGAGGACGAGAACGCGGCGATCGAGTTCGTCAAGGATACCGTAGGCGTGCTTTCGATATTTGACGACGATGCCGTGTTGTCCAGCAGCATTGGCAAGGGCGCCGGCGGCGCGCTTGGCAAGGCCCTGGGCTTGGGCGATAAAGCCTTCAATGCCTGGGACGAATGGCAGGCCTGGCTGAAGGGCGACGCCACCGACATGGCCGGCATTGCGACCGCCTTTGTGATCGGTGACCTGCTGACCGGGCTCGCGGCAGGCATCGTGATCGGGCTCGGCGGTCCCGCCTTGGTCACGGCGATCACGCTTGGCGCCGTCGGCGCAGGAATCCTGGTCGCAGGCAACGCTATTCGCAAAGGCGTCAACGATTTCCTCGAGATTTTTGGCGGCGAGGACGAGGCGGATGCCGCGGATCGCATCAAGGCGATACTCTCCTACAGCGATTCCGTCACGCTGCCTCATGTCGGCGATAAGCTGTTTTTCGGCACCTCGGGCAACGATACCTTCGTCGGCACCTCCGGCATCGCCAACGACATGGTTGGCGGACTCGGCGCGGATATCATGTACGGCGCCGACAAGAATGATTTTCTCAGTGGCGGCGCCGACAGCGATAATCTGCATGGCGACGTGGGCGACGACACGCTCAGGGGCGGCGAGGGTGATGACACCCTGGATGGCGGCGCTGGCAACGACAGGCTTGAAGGTGGCCTGGGCTTCGACACTTACAAGTTCACCACTGCCGACCTCACCGATGCCGTCACTGACGACGTGATCGTCGACGAGGACGGCCAGGGCAGGATCCTGTTCAACGACCTGGACATCAGCGGTACGGGCATCGGCTTCGACACCATCAAGCACGCTTCGCTGAGCGACTGGGAAACCTCTGACGGCAAGTTCCGCCTGTCGTGGCGCGAAGCCGAGCACACACTGGTGATCATCTACCGCCAGAACGGCGCACGCATTCTCGTCCAGAACTGGAAAAACGGCGATCTGGGCATCACCATCCCCGGTTTCGACGAAACCCATCCGAACGATTCCGCGCCACTGACCGGCGACGACGACGTGTTCGGTCACAACGGCAACAATGCCGGCGATAACCATCTCAACGCGCTGGACGGCAGCGACGGCATCTCCGTCGGTGCCGGCAACGATATCGTCGACGGCGGTGTGGGCGACGATCTGATTTTCGGAGGTGACGGCGACGATCAGCTTACCGGCGGTGACGGCAACGACTTCCTCATCGATGGCTCGGAACTAGTGGACCTCGAGGATTGGAGCGATACGATCGAGTCCGACGGTAAGAGCCAGCGCCAGCGCATCGAGGAGGAGATCGCGAACCTGGGCGCCGCCGTGCTGAGCAAGGGCAAAGGCTGGTACATCCGGACGAATGGGGACGGTTTCACCATCGTCACGTCGCAAACCGCCATCTTCCGGGACCCGAATGCATTCCGCAGCGGCGACGACTATTTCGACGGCGGTGCCGGCGATGACAATATCACCGCTGGCGAAGGCAACGATACGATTCTCGGCGGCACCGGCAGCGATGTGATCACCGGTGGTGCCGGCGACGACGTCATCAACGGAGGTGACGACAACGACTTTATCTACGGCGACGTCAGCGACAGCATCATCCCCGGCGTGCACTTCGGCGGGCTGATCTCCGACCAGGCAAAGAAGAACGGCAACGATCTCATTGACGGTGGTGCAGGGGACGACCAGATCATGGGTGGTGGCGGCAACGACATCATCTACGGCGGCCTGGGCGACGACAGCATCGGCGGACGTGGGAGCCTGCTGGCGGTGGACACAGACGATACGGACAGCGACTACATCGACGGTGGTGCCGGTAGCGACTCCATTTCGGGTGACGACGGCGACGACACGATCTTCGGCGGCGACGGCGACGACATCATGCGTGGCGACAACGAGCGCACCGATACCCGTAGCGGCAATGACGCCCTCGACGGCGGAGCGGGCAACGACTTCCTCGCTGGCGACGCGGGCAACGACATACTGCGCGGCGGCGACGGCGACGACGAACTGGACGGCGATGCATTCGACATCGATCCGGCAAAGAATGGCCGCGACTACCTCGATGGCGGCGCGGGCAACGATCAGCTCTTCGGCGGTGGCGACGACGACACGTTGCTCGGTGGCGATGGCGACGACATCCTGCTCGGCGACGCTATCGAATCTCAGGTCCCGGCCGGGTACCACGGCAACGATTACCTGTCCGGCGGTGCCGGCGCCGACGAGTTGCAGGGCAACGGCGGCAACGACGTGCTGGACGGGGGTAGCGGCAACGACCGTCTGTTCGGCGGCACCGGCGACGACGTGCTCTCCGGCGCTGCCGACAACGACATGCTGAGCGGCGAAGCCGGCAACGACGTGCTGGACGGGGGCGACGGCGACGACGAGATCTATGGTGGGGATGGCGACGACAGCCTGGGCGGCGGTAACGGTATCGATACGATGTGGGGAGGTGCCGGCAAGGACGTCCTCAATGGCGGCAAGGGCGACGACCAGCTTGCCGGCGAGGAGGGTGACGACACGCTCGATGGTGGCGCGGGCAGGAACCAGATGTGGGGTGGCGCCGGCAACGACCGGCTCACCGGCGGCGCCGACGACGACTACCTGGATGGCGACGACTCGCAGGTCGCCGCAGCCCTGCATGGCAACGACACCATCGACGCGGGCGCCGGCAACGACATCGTTCACGGCCTTGGCGGCGACGACGACATCACCGGTGGCGACGGCGACGACAACCTGTACGGCGACGACTACGAGAAGATTTTCACCGGCAACGACAAGGTCTCCGGCGGAAAGGGCAACGACTATGTCGACGGGGGCGCCGGCAACGATATACTGTCCGGCGACGAGGGCGACGATACCCTGGTAGGTGGCGACGGCGACGATCGCCTCACCGGCGGTGTGGGCGACGACGTTCTACTCGGCGGCGCCGGCAACGACACCTTCGTGTTCGAGCGTGGCTTCGGCACCGACCGCATCTTCGCTGCCATGGGGGATGACGAAGGCCAGGACATCATCCTGTTCGGTGAATCCATCGCGGCGTCCGAGCTGACCTACCAGTTGCAGGGCGACGACCTGATCATCCGCAACACCGCCACGGGCGACATACTGGGCGTGCGCGATTTCTTCAATCCCGCCGCTGCTATCGACATCCATTTCGCCAACGGCGGCGTGCTGACGCATGACCAGCTCCGTCAGCAGTTGGGCGTGATGGTGCCCACCACGGGTACCCCGGGCGACGACGTCATCGAAGGTACGGACGGCAAGGACAGCCTTTATGGCGGGGCCGGAAACGACACCCTGCGCGGCCTGGGCGGCGACGACTACCTCAACGGTGGCGACGGCGACGACCAGCTCTTCGGCGGCCTCGGTAGCAACGTGTTGGAAGGCGGCGCGGGCAACGATACCTATACCATCGGCATGACCAGCGTCGACCGGGTGGTTGGGCTGGCCGATGCCGACGCCGGCAGCGATACCATTCGCTTCGGTGTCGGCCTCTCGCCTGCCATGGTCACCAACTACCAGATCAGCGGTCCCGATCTGATGGTGTTCTTCCTGATCAACGGCAACATCACCGCCGCCATACTTGAGGGCTTTCTTGCCAAGACCAATGGCACCCATGTCATCGAGTTCAGCGATGGCACGCGCCTCACGGTGGACAACTTCCTCTCCGGCGACAACCACTGGACCGGTACCGAGGCGGACGACGTCCACGTGGGTTCGGAGGCCAACGACACGCTGGATGGCGGCGCGGGCAACGACACGTTGTCGGGCATGGGCGGTAACGACACCGTTCTGGGCAACGCAGGCGATGACGTCCTGAATGGCGACGATGGCAACGACGTGTTGCGTGGCGGTGTGGGCACCGACATAGCGAACGGCGGTGCGGGCAACGACCAGCTTTATGGCGACGGCCACGACACGCTGTCCGGCGGTGCGGGCGACGACCGTTACTACATCGTGTCCAACTCGCCCAACCACTACTACAACGGCGGTGCCGACCAGGTGGTCGAGAATGCCGACGAGGGCGTCGACACCGTTTATGTCGACAGTTACTCGTACACGCTGACCGCCAACGTCGAGAATCTGGTGGCGATCTACGACGCCAACGAGTGGGTCTTCACCAATCCGTTCTACCCCGGCTGGCTCGAGGTCATTCCCCGTACGTTCTGGGGCAACGCGCTGGACAATACTATCACCATCGACGCCGCCTCGGGCTGGCAGAGCCATAGCGGCCATACCTACGTGCTGGACGGTGGCGCCGGTGCCGATACATTGATCGGCAGCGAGGCCAACGAGACCTACGTGGTCGACCAGACGGGCGACCGTATCGTCGAATCCGGCACGAACTCGATCGACACGGTCCAGGCGAGCATTTCCTGGTCGATTGCCGACGACCTCAAGCTGGAAAACATCGTGTTGACCGGCAGCGCCGATACCTCTGCCTGGGGCAATACGCTCAACAACACGCTCGATGGCTCCCAGTCGTCGGGTGCGAACACGCTGTACGGCGGTGCGGGCAACGATCGCTACGTCGTCGATGCGCTGGATCACGTCGTGGAAGCCGCGGGCGAGGGCAGCGACACGGTCGTCATCGGCAGCTCGGCGGCGGCTATCAACGGCGATAGCACGTTCAGCCTGGACGGCTATGCCAACGTCGAGGACCTCGCGCTGGGCTCGCTGCTGCACAATTCCATCTGGGGTGGCAACCTGGTCGGCAACGACGGCGACAACACGCTCACCGGCAACGGCTACATCAATGTCCTCCATGGCGGTGGCGGCAATGACACGATCATGGGCGGCGAGGCGGATGTCCACAGCCTGGACCGCGTCAACCACGACGAACTGTACGGCGATGCCGGCGACGACAACCTCTACGCCAGCTCCGGCGGTGCCGATCTTTACGGCGGTACCGGCGACGACGGGCTTCACGGCTCGAGCGGCCTCGACGATTTCCACTACGGTCTGGGCGATGGCACCGATACGGTCTATTCGCCGCCAGGATCGGGCCTGGACCGCGTGGTGTTCTCCGCCGAGGTCACCACCGACATGGTCAGCTTCAGCCGTGAAGGCGCGACGCTGATCGTCCAGGTAGGGAGCGATCCGCACGACCAGCTGCGTATCGCCAACTACTGGACCGATGCGACGGGCGATGTGCTGAGCGGCGCCATCGACCAGTTCGTATTCGCCGACGGCACCATCCGCAAGGGTGGTCTCGATCACCTTCCTTACACCAATAATCCGCCGGTGGTGCTGATCGATAACGTCGCGCTGGAGGCAACTGGAGAGGAACCGCTCAGCTTCGCCTTGCCCAATGGCATGTTCTCCGATGCGGCCGACGACACGCTGCTGCTCAGCCTGGGCGAGGGCGCACCAAGCTGGCTCAGCATCGATCCGCATACCGGCCTGCTTACCGGCACGCCGCCCAACGGCGGCCTGGAGACCACGCTGGAGATCATCGCTACGGACAGCTGGGGCCAAACGGCCACTTCGACCGTGCGGCTGAGCGTTACCAATGTGATCCATGGCGGTACCGGCGACGACAGCCTCACCGGTACGACCTTCCGCGACGATATCTACGCGGGGGCAGGCAACGATACGCTCCAGGGCGGCGGCAACACCGACCACCTCTACGGCGGCGCGGGTGACGACACCTTCCTCATCGGCGACAGCTCCGCCGAGGTCATCGAGTTCGACGGGGAGGGCACGGATACCGTGCGCTCGACCGTCGACTACGCGCTGGGCGGCAATATCGAGCGCCTGGTGCTGGAAGCGGGTTCGCAGGCGGTCGAGGGTATCGGCAACTGGCAGGACAACGAGATCGTCGGCAACGAGAACGACAACCTGCTCGATGGCGACGCGGGCGCGGACACGCTCACCGGCGGGTTGGGCGACGACACATATGTCGTGGGCGACGCGGGCGACCTCATCGTCGAGGCGGCCGGGGAAGGCACGGATACCGTGGAGTCCTTTGTCAGCTGGCAGCTCGGCGACAACCTCGAAAACCTCTCGCTGGTTGGCGAGGCGGACGTCGACGGCACCGGCAACGCACAGGACAACGTGATCGTGGGCAACGACGGCGCCAACCGTCTCGAAGGCGGTGCGGGCAACGACAGGCTCTATGGCGGCCTGGGTGACGATTACCTCGTGCTGGAGTCGTCCGGCGACCGTGCGTTCGAATCCGATAACGAGGGCGTCGACACCATCGAGCGCCGGTACGACACCAACCTCGTGCTCAACGACAACGTCGAGAATCTCGTGCTCGGCGGTAGTGTGGTCACCGGCAACGGTAACGGACTGGACAACACCGTCACCGGCAACGCGGCCGGCAACAAGCTGGCCGGCCTGGACGGCGACGATACGCTGTATGGCCTGGACGGCGACGACCAGATGTGGGGCGGTAACGGTGACGACGCGCTGTACGGTGGTGCCGGCAACGACTACATGGACGGCGAAGCCGGTATCGACCGCCTGGAAGGTGGCGCGGGCGACGACGTCTACACGGTGGGCGATAGCGACGACGTCGTGGTCGAAGCCAGCGGCGGCGGCACCGACCAGGTGCAGGCATCCGCCTCATACGTGCTCTCGGCCAACATCGAGAACCTGTTCCTGATGGGCGCCGCCAATATCGACGGCACGGGCAACGCACTGTCCAACTACCTGGCCGGCAGCGACGGCGACAATGTGCTCAACGGCATGGGTGGCAACGACACCATCGTCGGTGGCGCGGGTAACGACAGCCTGATCGGTGGTACTGGCGACGACAGCTACGTGTGGGACGAAACCTCCGGCAGCGACACCATCGACAACACCGGCGGCGGCTTCGACGGTGTGTTCCTCGACGGCGTCGCGCGCGAACGCGTCACTTTCGCCCGCGACGGGAACGATCTGCTGATCTTCGTCGACGCCGGTAGCGAACCCGCCCTGCGTGTCGCCAACCACTTCCTGGGTGGCGACTCGGCCATCGACTTCGTGCAGCCGGACGGCGGCTCGATGCTGACCACCGCGCAGATCAACCAGATCGTGGCCGGCGGTTCCAGCGGTTACGACCAGGTGGTCGAAGGTACGTCGGCTGGCGAGCAGCTGGTCGGCGGCGGCGGCAAGGACCTGCTCAAGGGCTTGGGCGGCGACGATACGCTGTTCGGCCTTGGCGGCAACGACACGCTGCAAGGCGGCGACGGCGACGACTATCTCGCGGGCGGCAACGGCTCCGGTACCGGCTCGGGCGACGACCGCCTGGAAGGCGGCATCGGAAACGACACGCTGTCGGGCGAGGACGGTAACGACACGATGTTGGGCGGCGCGGGCAACGACCAGTACGTTTATGGTGGCGGCAACGACGTGATCGACAACACCGGCGGCGGCACCGACGGGATCTTCTTCGACGACGGCATCACCGCTTCCCAGCTCGCGTTCGCCCGCGACGGCGACGACCTGCTCATCACGGTGAATGGCAACGCCAGCAAGACCGTGCGCGTGCTCGGCCACTTCCAGGGCGGCGATGCGGCGATCGACTTCGTGCAGCCGGCCAGCGGCTCGATGCTCGACACCGCGGCGATCAACGCGCTGGCCGGCCAGGGCACGTCGCCCGGTGGCGGCGATCCGACCGAGCCCGGCAACGATGCCGACTACACCAAGACGATCACGGGCACGAGCGCGGGCGAGCAGCTTGTCGGCACCAGCGGTCGCGACCTGATTCGCGGTGTGGGAGGCAACGACACGCTGTTCGGCATGGGCGGCGACGACAAACTGGTCGGTGGCGACGGCGACGATTATCTCTCCGGCGGCAATGGCTCGTTCAGCGGCTCGGGCAACGACATCCTGGTCGGTGGGGCGGGTGTCGACACGCTGGTCGGCGAAGACGGCAACGATCTCTTGCAGGGTGGCGCGGGCGACGACAAGTACCTGTACAAGGCCGGTAACGGCAAGGACGTCATCGACAACACCGGCGGCGGCACCGACTGGCTGTTCTTCAACGACGTCGACCGCACCCGCCTCAGCTTCCACCGCAGCGGGGACGACCTGATCGTTCTCGTCGACGGCGACAGCAACCAGCAGGTGCGGGTGCAGAATCACTTCCTCGGAGGCGATCAGGCGATCAGCTACGTGCAGCCCAGCAGCGGCTTTGCGATTCCGGCCTCGCAGTTCGAGAGCTTGCTGACACCGCTGCCCGCGGGCTTCACGCCGGCAGCGATCATCGATGCGATGAATTTCAACTGGATGGATGCCGGCAGGACGCAGGCAGACGACACTATCGGGATGCCGGCACAGGCGCCCGCGAGTGCCGAGTTGCAGCAACTGATCCAGGCGATGTCGCAATTCGGTACGACCTCGACGGAGCTGGAGTTATCAGCCGATCACACCTACGACCTGGGCAACGCCTCGTTGGCAATGCCTGCCGTGGTGCCGTTGAAAGCACATGGTGGGTTGCACCCCAGCATGTAA
- a CDS encoding YoaK family protein, giving the protein MVPSLPRWIWSWAALLPVVAGSVNAVALLSLRHGGVTHLTGISTEAAIGLGSGDYSLLIHAMGVVALFTGGCAISALVSRGPRWTPTAQSAALLFAVAGVLCMASWLMTARPSVGIMLCAFAMGLQNGSTSLTSGAVIRTSHLTGMFTDLGIAFGQRSWGGPVDRRRVTICLTVVLCFVAGATVGTMLYGAWQGRSLLFSSAMAALAAALTLGLSLRTRRDATAGA; this is encoded by the coding sequence ATGGTCCCATCATTGCCCCGCTGGATATGGTCCTGGGCCGCCCTGTTGCCCGTCGTGGCGGGAAGCGTGAACGCCGTCGCCTTGCTCTCGCTGCGGCATGGCGGCGTCACACACCTCACGGGCATATCCACCGAAGCAGCCATCGGACTGGGATCGGGCGATTATTCCCTGCTCATTCATGCCATGGGCGTGGTAGCGCTGTTCACCGGAGGATGCGCGATCAGCGCGCTGGTTTCGCGCGGCCCGCGGTGGACTCCCACGGCCCAGTCTGCGGCGTTGCTCTTCGCTGTCGCGGGGGTGCTTTGCATGGCGAGTTGGCTCATGACCGCCAGACCGTCCGTCGGCATCATGCTTTGCGCCTTCGCCATGGGGCTGCAAAACGGATCGACATCGCTGACATCCGGGGCAGTCATCCGTACATCGCATCTCACCGGGATGTTCACCGATCTGGGTATCGCCTTCGGCCAACGTAGCTGGGGAGGACCTGTCGATCGCAGGCGCGTCACGATCTGCCTTACGGTCGTCCTGTGCTTTGTCGCCGGAGCGACCGTGGGAACGATGCTGTATGGCGCGTGGCAAGGACGGTCCCTGCTGTTCAGCTCGGCCATGGCCGCCCTGGCGGCAGCACTGACGCTTGGCTTGAGCCTTCGGACGCGGCGGGACGCCACGGCCGGGGCCTAG